Within Hyla sarda isolate aHylSar1 chromosome 7, aHylSar1.hap1, whole genome shotgun sequence, the genomic segment gcaggagatgcttgctgtggggatttgctcatacttTGGACTGGtcctgacacggatagaggtggcagcagagagcactgttgtcagactggaaagaactacacaacttcctctggaacatacagcagctgataagtactggaaaaattaagatttttaaatagaagtagtttacagatctgtagaactttctggcaccagttcatttgaaaaaaattttttccatcagagtaccccccaAACCACCAAAATTCCTAATGACATAtggcagtgtaaggggttattTCCAACTTCTCCAGTGGTGTAATGAGGAACTAATGTCACCTTCCCTGGTGGTCTGGGCTAGTGAAGGATGTTCATACGATCTACCCTGGTGGTCTATGTTTATACCTGGTGTCCACAAAGTTTTAGTCACAACCCCAGTGATGTTAGAAAGCCAATTGATGTGCTTGTCCTATTGAGCTTACTTGTCCTGCCCTGATCTAGGACATTAGTGTAAGCAGAGATAGAGATGACCCTGCAGCTGCACAGTTGTGTCTTTGATCAGTGTAGAGGGCCTTATAAAAGCCTAGGGAACATGTGCAGCCGCAGATTTTTCCTTATTAGGGCTCTTTCACACGGacggatctgcagtgtattttacgtTGCAGATCCACCGACGATGGACCCTACATTtggcctccatctgtgcctgctcatagcggcaatccaccaTTAGGGCAGacacgctgcgatgtgcgagtcgctgtgcgcatgcgcagtatactcggaCACATCCCGGCTGTTCCCAGCCTAGCTCAGGAAGCAGGGGGAGGAGCAGCGACGTGTgcaagtatactgtgcatgcgcgcAGCGACTCGTACACTGCAGCATGTACAGATGGcaacagcactgtagggtccatcatcAGCGGATCCGCACCATAAAATATGATGCAAATCcgtccgtgtgaacgagcccttacagaGAGTCTTAAGGTTGAACTTACGCGTCCCTAATAGGAATAACGTCATATGACATAATGCTCAGAaactctcacctctccagtcagcaggtaGATGATCTTCAAAGCGAGTTTTATTATTTCCTCGGTCAGGTGACTGTTGTCCTTTTCAATCTTGAGACGTTTTTTAATGACCTCTAATTGGGGCTGGAATGACCGAGTCATGGATGATGCCTGCATGTACAGTAAGAAACACACCCAGTGAGGTAAAGATTAAATGGGGACATCTAAGGCTTAAAATGTTCTATAGTAAATGTGATGCATATAGTCAAGTATCCTTAAAGACCTTTAAAGACCTACACAAGGGGAGAATAGGAAGGTTAACAAAAGTTatacatggatatttgggtacagTGCTAGCTTTAAGGCAATCTCCCAAATGCTGAATTCACAATGCGTTTTATTTTTTAGATAGTTTAAGTTTTTacctgtgtgaacatatccttagatTATTCTAGgcctgttttgaagccctcaactgtttttgctgtgaccagttcctaagGTACGCTGATCCACAACACAGGGGttcatctattaaaggggtattccaggatttctttttatttgactatgctacaggagctgtaaagttagtgtagttcataatatagtgtctgtacctgtgtgtgacggttttcgcacaattcttctgtgattttcaccccaatatttatttttaccagcatacaaaatgactgttgtctcggatttttcccagcttgcaatgcggccgagacctgactcactagtcagctgatgacagggagcctgtctgcttcaatgggtggagggatcaatctgcaactaatgcaacagctgtaggcaccctgattgaaaaccacaggtcttttgttttaatgggtggggtggctgatgtgtgggagggaggaaaatggaattgtgggatttgtattaaaaaaaaaaaaaaacataagtcaaacaggaaatacaagctcacaaacagctagccccagtgttatggtaatctcacaacatagccatttagccccaagacaagctcagatccttcctaagcatgtccattactgtctgccaggtacatactaaaatcaccttatggtggagaacccctttaacatgtgtgttttttttttttttcacatttgcaGTGCACAAGTGtggaaaaaaacatacatattaaTAGATGAACTCCTGTGTTGTGGATCATCGTACCTTAGGAACTGGTTACAGCAAAAACagttgagggcttcaaaacaggTCTAGAATAatctatgttcacacaggcaaaaACTCTCTATCTGTTCAGCATTTATCAAGATGCCTGCGCCATTCCATAAATGCTAGCAAAGGCTTACGTGCCACTTTTGGATGGCCGAGGTTGCACAGCTGATATGCTAGGTTTGCCAGGCATTGATAAATATGAAGGGCACTTGTCAGTCAGTACGGCTACCTGTGCCTGGCTGTTGAGCAAAACTGCGCCCATCATATATTAGTGCATAAACTGTGCGATTAGGAAACCACACCCATAAAACTCCTATAGAATTTAGTGGTAAAGAATGCCATATAGATCAGCGAAAGTTGCATCATAAACGCAATAAATTATCCCCacaattcttatggtaaagaaggcttgttgCCTCTGGAGATTGAACCTTTGGAAGTTTTtccaggggttatccaggaaaaaacttttttttttaatatatatatatatctcaactggctccagaaagttaaacagatttgtaaattacttctattaaaaaaatcttaatcccttcagtacttatgagcttctgaagttaaggttgttcttttcagtctaagtgttctctgatgacacgtgtctcgggaaacgcccagtttagaagaaaatccccatagcaaacctcttctaaactgggcggttcccgagacacgtgtcatcagagagcacttagacagaaaagaacaaccttaacttcagaagctcataagtactgaaaggattaagattttttaatagaagtaatttacaaatctgtttaactttctggagccagttgatatataaaaaaaaaaaaaaaaaaggttttccctggataacccctttaaactgtacaaaaaatatggaaatatggaaaaactgttccaggtaaaaaataaaaaacaaaacctcaaaagacaagggggcacttTTTCTTCCACTATCTTTCGTCGGAATAACGGCTGCAATAATGGACGtcagagaatcccattcaagtgaacggGATCCTCTGTGCCCGTTATGCCCTCCGTTGTGCTCCAAACTACCGGTcgttaaaggcaaaaaaaaaaaaaaaaaaagcctaaacgGCCATTTGTGGCGGAGCCCAgccgcagtgtgaaagtagccttagataCATGTTTACATCAAAAcagtaaatgggcactgtccgattTAAAAGCTTTATATATGTTGTGCagcttgacaaaacattaacctttctaatacactTTATAACACATTTTATCTCCTTTCAAAGAAATCATGGATTATACAACAAAagagagctgggcggtatgacccaaaatgtgtatcacggtatttttgtaagttatggtggttccactgtatttaacggtattttccACCCCCCAATGATGTGACCCCGTGGGCGCTGCTTCTCCACAGgtatatcagcccagcgctgcgctgcgctgtcccccacatcagggaactaatcatatgtcacccgcaagcgctgcttctctccatccccccccaatgaattatcagcccagcgctgcactgtccccaacatcgggaaactaatcatatgtcacctgcgagcgctgcttctctccatCCCCCCCaacaaataattatcagctgctgtgctgtactgtactatcctatgcccgggctgcaacaataaacaaaataaactttaactcaccttccggcGTTCCCCGTTACCGGCCTCTCGGTCCCTCCGCTGTCTATCAGAGCcgtcagtctatcaccggccgcagcgatgtcctgcctcggatggtgataggctgagcggagggaccgtgaggccggtaacAGGGAACgccggaaggtgagttaaagtttattttgtttatttttgcagcccaggcacaggatagtacagtacagctcagcggctgataattatttgtggaggggggagagaagcagcgctcgtgggtgacatatgattagttacccgatgtgggggacagtgctgtgctgggctgataattcattgggggggggggggaagagaagcagaacagcgcccgcaagtcacatatgattaccaaccggtattgcggtatgggaaaaattcatatcgtgcaggaaacaAAATTCAGTATtcgatatgaaccggtataccgcccagcactacaacAAAagtccactaggggtccctataccatccaaaacataatcctgtccggttgCAGCGTCATCTTTGTCCCATCTAAAACaatggctgggacaaagtccagtatgtGATGGCGGGactagtactactctgtgctcactcctgtcctgtctatcagactcctgtctataaacagagaggagggggctaCAGAGCTGCATGCAGTGATTGgttaaagagacccagcacagcacactcagggaggaagtgaatgcatgatgagtgaggtcaggctcagtgcttgcctcagacaccccCATTACTGAGCAGTGGATGCCAGAATGAGTGAGCCAAATAcataagctagacacataaaaaaagacatgtaaagcatctgcatgacccagtgagtaacatatagaagcatcattttttttttgtgatatgacaTAATGCGTATGTAGAAATACAGAATCAAATCCCCTTCTCTTCATGCACTTATACCCCTACCCTTCtaggctgaacttgatggacgtgtattttttttataccgaATTAACTATGTACTTCAGAAAAATCCCAaattagagtacattcacacaaacGGGATCTGcttcatattttgtgcagctgattttgtcacccattaacttcaatgggtagcaaaataagctgcagaaaatacgcagcagatcctgtacacgtGAACTTCAGACTTTCAGAACCCTAGAATGTTCTTGAAatagagtgtgagtgtgtgtgtgtgtatatatatatatatatatatatatatacacacacacacatacatatctacatacacacacattttatttatatatatatatatatatacacactcacacacacaatatatatagttACATGTTTACAGAACAACTAAGAACAAATAAAGGACTGAGTTTTACATAGTTTACCTCCTGATGTTCCTCAAATTTTGTAATTTCCTTGAAGGAGGAAAGGTTAAGACAAGAACCCTGTTCATCTGAACTTCGTCCAGCATAATCTGTATCTACAAAAGAAACGATGCCCTCCTCCGAAATCACTTTTGAGTTTTTTTCCAGTCTATGACAACCATCGCCTAATCTTGAACTGAATTGGCGGTCGATCACCGAATGGACGCCGGACAACGAGACGGGACCTGATCCAAACCACGATTCTTCAGTCTGCGTCAGGGCATCCCGCCTGGACAGCGTACATTTACACCAACGCGGCGGAGGAGCTCTGTCGTTTTCTTTTTGGTAAAAAGATGGCTCCTGGAGATCCTCTGCGATCCCGGTGAAGATGCTCGGCACGGCATCGGGTTTTAGGCGACGCTGCTGGTTCCCCACCGCGATGTAACAGTCTTCTGTGAAGTGTCGGGAACACAGACAATACTCATCCTCTGCCTTCAGGATCCTTTCTGCCGTCTCATCTACATTTGGAAACTGTCCGATACGCTGCAGCCATTGCTTTATTCTGTCGGCGCTCTTCGGGAAGACGTGCCAGGTAACACCAAATCCAGAGTGCCCGCTGCTACAAGCTTTTACAAGGCAAGTCGGCATGGCAACCAGATCTGCaacaagtaaaataaaaagggaaaatcaGGATAAAAAAatgtctaggacagtggtctctaaactgtggaccagcagctgttgccaaactacaactcccagcatgcccggacagccaacggctgtccgggcatgctgggagttgtagtttggcaacagctgcaggtccacagtttggagaccactggtcacaACCtgcatcaaaactacaactcccatcatgccctgacgatGGGAGTTGGGGGTTTTGGTGAAGGTCAAAATACCTCTGAGTATCATCTAGCAGACGGTACATCCTACCTGACCGATCACGGATCATTTATGTCGCCATAACATCCGGCACAGTCTAGATAAAGTAAgatgtatatacaatgtacacatcATTATAAGGGGCTACACACAAGAATAATCATCAGGAATAACACTAGGTATCAGAAGACACCATCCCCCACAACATACCTGCGCGAAGCACCGCCCACTTCAGGTTTCCAGCCAATCAGCGCTCACTGGTGACGTAATCTGGACGCCTCCGGATCAGGCAACCACCGCGCAGACTGATGACGTCGGAGCCAGGCAGAGCGCGCACGGGCCGCCGGGAACTGTAGTTTTCCTTTGTTACATACAGCCCTGCACTGCGGATAAATGAGAATGGAATGCGATTCATACGATTCTGATGTCAAATTAGAAACTGAGAGCCATGGTGATCCCCCATAATTGTGACAGCAGCCCCAGAGTTCCCATAACGGTGACAACCCCAGTGCCTTAGCAGTGACAGCCTCAAAGCTTCTCATAAAAACAGTCCCGGAGCTTTCTCTAATAGTGACACCCCCCAGTGCTCCTCATAACAGTGAAAGCTCCAGAGCTTCCCATGATGGCCCTAGAATTCCCAATAACAGTGACAGCCCCAGatctccccataacagtgacatccccaCTGATGCCCATAAGAGCGATAGCATCAGAGCCCCTGGTAACAGAaacaatcagagtgcctccataaCATTGACAGCCCCAGAGCTCCTCATAACCGAAACAGTCACATTGCCCCCCCCATAGAGTGACAGCCCCATAATGTATCATAACAGGAACAGCCCTAGAGCTTCTCATAACATGAacaatcacagtgcccccataacagtgacagcccctgagtttcatatatatatatatatatatatatatatatatatatatatatatataaaacaatcacagtgatctccataaCAGTGACCGCCCTAGGGCTCCTCATAACAGGAACCATTACAGTGCTCCCCATTACACTGACAGCCTTAGAGCTCCCCATAACCGTGACATCCCCAATGATCCCCATAACAGCTCCTCATAACTGGAACAATCATATTGCCCCAAAACAGTAACAGTCCCAGAGCTCCTCATAAGTGACAGCACCagttccccataacagtgacatcagcCACAGAGATCCTCACAACAGTGACAATCCCAGTGATCCCCTATAACTGGGACAACCAGCCATAACAGTGGCATCCccggtgccccataacagtgccattcACAGTGATCCCCAGAACAGTGTCAATAGCCCCAGAGCTCCCCTACAACCGTGATCCCCATTTGTCCGCACGCAACCCGGAGTTCTGGCATTACATGCCGATGCTAATGTACTAGTTAATTGGACTCTGCTGTTtcggaatctctgtgcagaatccTGCATGGAAATTCAATCGTGTGAACATAGTGGAAGGCGCagtgctccccataacagtgacatctgtGTCCCCCATAACAGGGATAGCAACAGCTCACTAGAACAGTCAAAGTAACTTTATTTTGTCTGACAAAAGAAATCTATAATGGATTCCCTTTGTGATGACAGGTGTGGTGCCCTTTCATTCATAGAAATGGATGGTACCTAGTTTAGAGACTGCCAGTGGTGGTGGGTGATTACATTTATGTAAGATGGCTACTACACATTAAGTCTATTTCTTGGCTTTTGAGCTATATAAGTCTTCCTGAGTAGTGGAAATTAAAGGGGATGCCCACATTTTGCCACTTATAGTAATAGGATTGAAGGTATCTGGTCtctgggccacaaaaaaaaaacatcgaaGCAGGTGATTGACCAGTCCGGGGCCAGTCAGGCCCTGCTGCAGTGCCGCCAGTGCCCTTTTTTAGGAGAATAATGCACTCTGACACACcacctaccaccaacatacagtccaatataaataacatcactcccctaccaccaacatacagtccaatATAAATagcatcactcccctaccaccaacatacagtccaatataaataacatcactcccctaccaccaacatacagtccaatatagataacatcactcccctaccaccaacatacagtccaatataaataacatcactcccctaccaccaacatacagtccaatataaataacatcactcccctaccaccaacatacagtccaatatagataacatcactcccctaccaccaacatacagtccaatatagataacatcactcccctaccaccaacatacagtccaatatagataacatcactcccctaccaccaacatacagtccaatataaataacatcactcccctaccaccaacatacagtccaatATAGATAACATCAttcccctaccaccaacatacagtccaatataaataacatcactcccctaccaccaacatacagtctgCAGGACTGAAGCCTCTTCAGTGTTGACAAGCGCTTGTCTTTTCCATTGCCACCCTATTTATgcaatgaaaaaaacaaacccaaaaccttgtggaaacttagcctgaggaGAAAGAACATATTAGAAAAAGTGATTCTAATGTTATATCATCAGCAATTTGTCAAACCCTggcatatacattttattatcaaattacagatctgactttttttttttccaattccaaAAGACTTGAATTTTGTGTTGACCTCTTACTTAAAGGGATGACACCCAAGTCCAAAAGCATTTgtagatcctttctttttttattttattaagtaaaatatatataaacatatttacaataaGAAGCCAAAAGGATGTCCCTGGTGAACTTGCATTAAAAGAAAACAGAGacttaaaggggacctgtcacctgttttatgctgcccaaatcgCATGCAGCATGTAACCGGTAAAGAAACAGGGAccaaaacactatgggggagatttattaaaacctgtgcagaggaatagaggtgcagttgcccatagcaaccaatcagattgtttctttcattttacacaggcctctttaaaaatgaaagaagggatctgattggttgctatgggcaacagcaccactcttcctctacacaggttttgataaatctcccctgtgaTCTGATCTAAATGCTCGGGGGGTTTCAGAGAAATCAGTGTAAAAAAAGCCAATGCTCCCCAACCCGCTGGCCCTGAGTGACGCCTCTCTCCCTATACAGATAGGGAGGCTGGTGGATTCCTTAAACTATGATTTATCTGAAACGCCAAATTGTTCCAGTGATCCAGTAAATTatagtgttccggtcaccgctccctgcACCTGTTTCACGCTGCATgcggtttgggcagcataaaactagtGACAGGTTCCATTTAAATCATGTGACCACTTCAATGCTGCTGGTGGGTTTCCAAAATGTCACTCATTTCCAAGCAGCTGAACATCTAGACAGTGTTTGTTTCTAAGTATATTCTAAATGAAAACACAAGGTAACAATACAACAATAGAGGTAAAAttggtgaaacttttttttttttaccatcagaACATCTATAAAATGCTTCAATATAGCTAAATGGGTAGAGCCATTGAATCTCCATCTAACATTATATCTTTCAGAATACAATCTGGagcacacattaaaggggtactccactggaaaacttttttctttaatcaactggtgccagagagttaaaaagttcaacagatttgtaaatcacttctcttaaaaaaaatcttaatccttccagtacttatcagctgctgtacgatccacaggaggttcttttctttttgaatttcctttctgcctgaccacagtgctctctgcagacacctctgtccattttagtaactgtccagagtaggagcaaatccccatagaaaacctatcctgctcttgacagttcctaaaaaggacagaggtgtcagcagagagcactgtggtcatgcagaaaagggaaaaaaagaacttcctgtggatcataacagcagaaatactggaaggattaagattttttactagaagtaatttacaaatctgtttaactttctggcaccagttgattaaacattttttttccagtggagtacccttttaagagtcTCTCAAGACCCTCCCATAACGCAGTGCAGAGCATCGCATCTTCCCGTATACAGAAGAagacaaaattgttggtacctTCTGTTAAACAAATATGAACTCACAATGCTCCTGAAATAACTagaaactgacaaaagtaataataaatgGAAATTTACTGAAAACGAACTGATGAAAATCAAACATTGCTTGTGATTTGTGGTTCAACAGAATAAttatgaaaaacaaaataaaactggCCTGGACAGAAATGATGGTCCCTGAACCTAATATTTTGTTGCGCAACCTTTTGAGACTTCTGCCcttgtctccaggtatcttggaggtaggacagtgtttcccaaccagggtgcctccagatgttgcaaaactacaactctaaacatgcctggacagcctttggaatctcattgaagtgtattggctataaattcatgcagaatttccatgaaGAATtcattgcagaaattctgccgtgtgagccCGGCCTAAGCGTAACATGTCCCTATTGTCAAATTATTTTTTACAATGATTTCTAGGGGCgccatcatttttgtccaggacaGTTTCATTATTTTGTATTTCACAATAATTCTGTTCaaccacaattcaaaagcaatgtctgatttttatCAGTAAATTTTCAGTAAATCTTTAACgaaagggtaccaacaattttgtctACTTCTGTGTACTCCAGCACATGCCACATCTCAATGCAGAGTATTATATGCCATGTACACAATGAGGGAAGTGCTTCTGATAGACTGAAAGGACTCGcctaaatgaagaaaaaacattttagctGGTAAGAGATGCCTCATTTTGGCTTCCTTCTCaggactcaaaggggtactcccctggaaacaaatattttttagatcaactggtgccagaaaatttaaacagatttgtaaattacttctgttttaaaaatcttaatccttccagtatttagcatctgctgtatactacggaggaagttcttttctttttgaatttccttttttgtctgaccacagtgctctctgctgacatctctgtccattttagaaactgtccagagtagaataagtttgctatggggctttgctcctgctctgaacaattcctaaactggacagaggtgtcagcagagaacactgtggtcagacagacaggtaatacaaaaaataaagaacttcctctgtagtaaacagcagctgataagtactggaagggttaagatttttaaataaaagtcatttacaaatctgtttaacttcatggcaccagctgatttaaaaaaatcccagtggagtacccctttaagagacattTACTgggtgtaacttaaaggggtatgctggtgaaaaactatttttttcaaatcaactggtgcctgaaagttaaacagatttgtaaattacttctataaaaaatttgtaatccttccagtacttatcagctgctgtatgttccagagaaatttttttactttttgaatttcttttctgtctgaccacagtgctctttgctgacacctctgaccatgtcaggaactgtccagagcaggagaggtttgctatggagattttctcctactctggacagttcctgacatggacagaggtgtcagcagagagcactgtggtcagacagaaaataaattcaaaaagaaaagaactttctctggagcatacagcagctgataaatcctggaaggattaagatttttttttaatagaagtgatttacaaatctgtttaactttctagcaccagttgatttaaaaaaaattgttttgttttAACCCAATAATTTAGCTTTATTAAAGTATTCTTAGGGAAGGTTATGACTTCTATATTTTTGCAGGCAGAAATACGATTTAGTCACTGCTTTGTATGAGTCTTCAAATGCAACGTCAACAATGCATTCTGAACAAAACGTTTCCCGCAAGCTGAACATGAATAAGGCTTCTCCCGAATGTGAATTTTCTGGTGTTTTATTAAATGAGACTTGCAGCTGAAACTCTTCTTGCAGTCCAAACAAGAGAAAGATTTTATACCAGTATGGACCTTTTGATGTTTTGCACGGTCAGAGTTAGTGGCAAAACGTTTGCCGCATTCAAGGCAAGGGTAAGGTTTCTCTCCCGTGTGAATTCTCCGATGGACAATAAGACTTGCGCTACAATTGAAACTCTTCCCACACACATTGCAAGAGTATGGTCGCTCTCCTGTGTGTATCCTACGGTGCACAGTGAGGTGAGCATTACGgttgaaacatttcccacaatccGAACAAGAAAAAGGTCTCTCTCCGGTATGAACCCGCTGATGAAGCGTAAGGTGTGCACTGCAACtaaaacatttcccgcattcCTGACAAGGATAGACTTTCATCCCTTTATGAATTCTCTGATGGACATCAAAGAGTGACCTTGTTCGAAAACAATCCCCACATTTGGCACATTCAAAAATTTGAGCAGCTTTATGCCCTATGAACTCTGAGCTGTTGTTAAGGTGTTTTTGATCCTCAAAGATGTAGTACGCCTGGCCTGAGGCATGGTTTACTTGGTTAATAGCCGCAAATCGTGCCCTTGTGCTATTCACAGGTCTATAAAGGTTGCCATCTTTGAACCTTCCTTCATCCAATGAAGCAGTTTCCTCTTTTATAAGGGTAGGCGCATACTGCAGATGATCTCTGGAAGTATAAATGTCAATATCTAGAAGATTATTTCCTTCCCAGACTGGTTCCTCCTTAATGTAAGGAGATGCAAATTGTTGGATATGTTCTGTAGGTGCATATATTTCTGGGTCTGTGAGGTACCTTTCATCACAGATTTCTTCCTTAATATGAATAGATTCATAACGTATCAGATCTGAAGGTGTATATATTTCAGATTGTAGAaggctttcctcct encodes:
- the LOC130282956 gene encoding zinc finger protein 383-like codes for the protein MDKTKNHLTNRILNLTLEIIFILTGEDYAIVKKKSGEYVTPSSCPRESEGRGRNKSPTKEPSTSSRKHDSNNEEKILELTNKIIELLTGEVPLRCEDVTVYFSMEEWEYLEGHKNLYKNVLMENQQPLKSLDLPKNDTSEYQLDDGKKKTVLCEGPNPKDTEMSTPTDHLQQYPILHIKEEPVSFEEEEEEEEEEESLLQSEIYTPSDLIRYESIHIKEEICDERYLTDPEIYAPTEHIQQFASPYIKEEPVWEGNNLLDIDIYTSRDHLQYAPTLIKEETASLDEGRFKDGNLYRPVNSTRARFAAINQVNHASGQAYYIFEDQKHLNNSSEFIGHKAAQIFECAKCGDCFRTRSLFDVHQRIHKGMKVYPCQECGKCFSCSAHLTLHQRVHTGERPFSCSDCGKCFNRNAHLTVHRRIHTGERPYSCNVCGKSFNCSASLIVHRRIHTGEKPYPCLECGKRFATNSDRAKHQKVHTGIKSFSCLDCKKSFSCKSHLIKHQKIHIREKPYSCSACGKRFVQNALLTLHLKTHTKQ